Proteins from one Impatiens glandulifera chromosome 2, dImpGla2.1, whole genome shotgun sequence genomic window:
- the LOC124928187 gene encoding RING-H2 finger protein ATL40-like, which produces MENSSTLPTWETGHTKRLIHAGDLNPWLVILVIFTIFIAIFIMYTLYKYYSPTPPNLPRQLKLQPLRRLDNNIIESFVVEDFLPGIQQENHCSICCFDFEEGDRVVTLPSCNHRFHDGCIRKWFENQTNCPMCRFEFMAS; this is translated from the coding sequence ATGGAGAATTCATCAACCTTACCTACATGGGAGACGGGTCACACTAAGAGGCTAATCCATGCCGGAGACTTGAATCCATGGTTAGTTATTCTAGTTATCTTTACAATCTTTATTGCTATATTCATAATGTACACATTGTACAAGTACTACTCCCCGACTCCACCAAATCTTCCCCGTCAACTCAAGTTGCAACCGCTACGAAGACTCGATAACAACATCATCGAGTCATTCGTCGTTGAAGACTTCTTGCCCGGGATTCAGCAAGAAAATCATTGCAGTATTTGCTgctttgattttgaagaagGGGATAGGGTTGTAACATTACCTAGTTGCAATCATCGTTTTCACGATGGTTGTATTAGGAAATGGTTTGAAAATCAAACCAATTGTCCAATGTGTCGATTTGAGTTCATGGCTAGTTAA
- the LOC124927132 gene encoding late embryogenesis abundant protein At1g64065-like, which produces MDIESDKLPLTPGKIHPRSNEEAFAKMMNPKYRLSRRRQQGTSGGKCFVYVFLFIVLLAAAALIFSIAVLRVERPHVKLTSISVSRLSYIAASPVYTFNASLSVLLAIDNNNFGRYRFEESRATISYDNWTIGGGRIFGDRARAREVDRFNISMDVKSVDGLSSNQNFSSELNSGTVNLNSYAELNGRVRIMKIVNKLKKTVMNCTMSLHLQTRQVHNLICF; this is translated from the exons atGGATATAGAAAGTGATAAGCTTCCATTAACACCAGGTAAGATCCATCCAAGAAGCAACGAAGAAGCTTTCGCAAAGATGATGAATCCAAAATACAGACTCAGTCGTCGCCGGCAACAAGGAACTAGCGGTGGTAAATGTTTCGTCTACGTTTTCCTTTTCATCGTCCTTTTAGCCGCCGCCGCTTTAATCTTCTCGATCGCCGTTCTCCGCGTTGAACGTCCTCATGTAAAACTCACATCAATCTCCGTCAGTCGTCTTAGCTATATCGCCGCCTCACCTGTTTATACTTTCAACGCATCTCTCTCCGTTCTTCTCGCAATCGATAACAACAATTTCGGACGATACAG ATTTGAGGAAAGTAGAGCGACGATTAGTTATGATAACTGGACAATTGGCGGAGGAAGGATATTTGGAGATCGAGCTAGGGCTAGAGAAGTGGATCGGTTTAATATATCGATGGATGTGAAATCTGTTGATGGATTATCGAGTAATCAGAATTTTAGCAGTGAATTGAATTCTGGAACGGTGAATTTGAATAGTTATGCTGAATTGAATGGACGAGTGAGGATTATGAAGATTGTTAATAAGTTGAAGAAGACGGTTATGAACTGTACTATGAGTCTTCATTTACAAACTAGACAAGTTCATAATTTAATCTGTTTTTGA